In one window of Acidovorax sp. HDW3 DNA:
- a CDS encoding AAA family ATPase has protein sequence MTENLFEPTVSVAELLPLFQCPDWLSVRLDPELSRDGRQLSEIFLRAFALILGRRQPRRAAVSCVKVAGALHVMFDFSPRRGDLEHSVLTSLSEALQELHNRRLVAELRESMQPAGKVVPDFDLPDVESGLDLMALVTGPRAREPVNVFKFAEDADQLEQRIKGRDGEAGRRIAQTLERLALSGISRPMAPPPGDWLQRLDALAESFPSFEQVIETAIRPHVTLCAQGLPHRLAPILLVGAPGIGKTRFANLLADLLGTPPPLFVSMAAETNGSSIGGSSTFWSNSSPGQVFEFLAWGRAGHDPVANGLLVLDEIDKANTTGYSGLGPLYSLLEEHTAKFFVDQSLPDLVFDASHLRLVATANDIEQIPGALRSRMLVFQISPPSPGQLVAIAEEILSELISKMGVRFSAELPVVLNKQIADMSPRAIKLAAEIAFARALMAQRSHLVEEDWPTLRMDERLPARRAGMGFVHS, from the coding sequence ATGACTGAAAACCTGTTTGAACCCACCGTCAGCGTGGCCGAGCTGCTGCCGCTGTTTCAATGCCCCGACTGGCTGAGCGTTCGGCTCGACCCCGAGCTCTCGCGTGATGGCCGGCAACTGAGCGAAATTTTCCTGCGCGCGTTTGCGCTGATCCTGGGACGCAGACAACCACGCCGGGCGGCAGTGAGCTGTGTGAAAGTGGCCGGTGCTCTGCACGTGATGTTCGATTTCTCGCCGCGGCGCGGCGATCTGGAGCACTCGGTCCTGACCAGCCTGTCGGAGGCCTTGCAGGAACTGCACAACCGTCGTCTGGTGGCCGAGCTACGCGAAAGCATGCAGCCGGCCGGAAAGGTTGTGCCGGACTTCGATCTGCCAGACGTGGAGAGCGGCCTCGATCTGATGGCGCTGGTCACCGGGCCGCGGGCACGCGAGCCGGTCAATGTCTTCAAATTTGCTGAAGACGCAGATCAGCTCGAGCAGCGCATCAAAGGCCGTGATGGCGAAGCCGGCCGCAGGATCGCGCAAACACTGGAGCGCTTGGCGCTCAGCGGCATCAGCCGGCCGATGGCTCCACCGCCTGGAGATTGGCTGCAACGCCTCGATGCCTTGGCAGAGAGCTTCCCAAGTTTCGAGCAGGTGATCGAGACGGCAATCCGCCCGCACGTCACACTGTGCGCGCAGGGCCTGCCGCATCGGCTTGCGCCCATCCTGCTCGTAGGCGCGCCCGGGATCGGGAAGACGAGATTCGCAAATTTGCTGGCTGACCTGCTGGGCACGCCGCCGCCGCTGTTCGTGTCCATGGCGGCCGAGACCAACGGCAGCTCCATTGGGGGATCAAGCACTTTCTGGTCGAACTCATCGCCGGGTCAAGTCTTCGAGTTCCTCGCCTGGGGCCGTGCGGGGCACGACCCGGTGGCGAATGGACTTCTCGTGCTCGATGAAATCGACAAGGCCAACACGACCGGATACAGCGGGCTCGGGCCGCTGTATTCGCTTTTGGAGGAGCACACCGCGAAGTTTTTCGTTGACCAGTCGTTGCCCGATCTGGTCTTCGATGCCAGTCATTTGAGACTTGTCGCAACAGCCAACGACATCGAGCAGATCCCCGGTGCGTTGCGCTCGCGAATGCTGGTTTTCCAGATCTCGCCGCCTTCACCAGGGCAACTGGTGGCCATCGCCGAGGAGATCCTGAGCGAACTGATTAGCAAGATGGGAGTGCGGTTTTCTGCTGAGCTGCCGGTAGTGCTGAACAAGCAGATTGCGGACATGAGCCCGCGAGCTATCAAGCTCGCTGCGGAGATCGCGTTCGCACGCGCGTTGATGGCGCAACGCAGCCATCTCGTTGAAGAGGACTGGCCCACGCTGCGCATGGATGAGCGCCTGCCAGCTCGACGCGCGGGAATGGGGTTTGTGCACAGCTGA
- a CDS encoding helix-turn-helix domain-containing protein, whose product MATASKKVILRGRPVGSKSTDPTIAKAFGQAVVVLRTSKGLSQEAVGLAAAIGRSNMSSIENGRTVPNLVGVVKIAAALGCSLPVLSREFERAYKLLQGTVGDELAG is encoded by the coding sequence ATGGCAACAGCAAGCAAAAAAGTCATCCTCAGGGGCCGGCCCGTCGGCTCCAAATCGACCGATCCGACGATTGCAAAGGCCTTCGGCCAAGCGGTTGTTGTGTTGCGAACGTCCAAGGGGCTGTCGCAAGAAGCTGTTGGACTGGCAGCCGCTATCGGGCGCTCGAACATGTCGTCCATCGAGAACGGCCGAACGGTTCCAAATTTGGTGGGTGTCGTGAAGATTGCGGCCGCACTGGGATGCAGCCTGCCTGTGCTTTCTCGGGAGTTCGAGCGTGCCTACAAGCTCCTTCAAGGCACAGTGGGTGACGAGCTGGCCGGGTGA